DNA from Lates calcarifer isolate ASB-BC8 linkage group LG14, TLL_Latcal_v3, whole genome shotgun sequence:
ttttttgaaACTGATACTACACAAATCAtcttattgcttttatttttgtagacacatttttaaatatttcaaaatatagtatttatatttatttactttctttatatttaaaatttaaaaggttttacactCACTGTTCAGACATACtgtttaaaggttttaaatttatttttcaaaggtTTCACATTGAATTCTTAGACCTATTTTTAAAGGTATATGTGtaaataaggttaaaacctataaataatttatactttttaaaggttttacatttaaCTTCTGCGgtcttctgttttattgttagaCATACTTTTAGACTTATCTTTTTAAGCTACATTGttaaaaaatactaattaacactaagttacagcagctttaatttgtcactATTTGGTCCAGAtgaggttttaaagtgtcaaacagcagctgagataatgacagagtcagactgaaaagaataaaataacactgaccttctgcaaacgtcttcatgtctgtctcttctctctgtgatttaatggctgaagtttgaatcctgtggagaaaaatacaacaaacattaataataGGACAGAGTGTTTCTGGGTgctgaacttcaaactgtcaaaagatagagaagtaaaagacactaaatctacaaagaaaccagagtgtggactaactggttcaggactaatcagaactagtccaagagttcaatttgctttatacacaaagactGAAGAATCTGGTCTGACTGGAGAACtaactccaccagctcctgatattcacacaacagcaggggatggaaatgttgtgttgttggcAAGTGTAATTGTGAAACACATTAAACAAGACAATTCAAAGTGCTTATTACATAAAACTTGAAAAGCATCAAGACAAAGTATAAAAGAAACTCTTATATGGACATTCAAGTATAATTAAATATCATTATTGAGGAGTTTAGAGattaggaaataaaaataagataaaatacagtaaactgTACATTCATTAACTATGTACATAGACTTTAATAATGACTTAGAAGTCTttttgacaaatcaaactattcagacttcagatcaataACTGAAGATAAATAAttgaatgtcagtgctctgtgttggacagttgatgtaaagctgtttgtgaattacctggaggcctctgtcctggtctcaaagaacttcctcattgtaaAAAGAATGATAGGTGAAACAGTGACACctagaggaaataaaaagagtcAAGGAAAATGAtattactgtcacatatgacaagaagaAACACATCTTTAAGAATCTGGAAAATTTGGAAAAAATTAACCAAAACGATCATCTTAAATTTCTAGATTGTCTGTCAACTGATCACCGAAGGAAccatgtatattactgtgaaatgCAGAGTAAAcactttcacttaagtaaaaaaaaaaaaaaaaggaacttgtggtatttttaattatacctcagtccacaggcagaaaattaactgacaactgttttgagtttttaaagATTATTATAACTAGTAGTATTTTCTGACAATGTATGATCAATAAGTTTTTGTTCTATTCAATATTAAACTCATTAAGTGCCTAAGATTTAAACAATGgcactgttactaacattaataattcagttcatcaccagattttttttcatactgggtaaatctttaagaaacatacctgtttggtttgtcaggcgagagctggtgtttctgtccaggttGCAGGTTGAagagtaaacctggaaaacacaaatacagcacatgaaaaacaaatgacctCATGAATAAAGACTAGTTTacctccaaaacttgaacagtgtagaagaatacatgactgaaatattttcacacttcacatttttagttttgtggtgaataaattatgttactagaatatgattttattgatctcagagagaaaagcaatttttaaactgtttttctaACAGTGATCTCAGCTCATTCATTGTGACCTACTATTGAtacttaaaacttgtggaggagcacagagttaaaatctagttttcaagcttatATTTAACACAAATCAATTATATACACAACAGGGAATGAAATGGATGgttatggacagattactactACAAAACTGGAAatgacaaagaggcaaaaaaaaaccTAGGTGGTGAAGTGAAATGATCACAATGACATGCTAACtgccacaatgaaacacaaagtggCCACAAAGAAAAGTTATATGACCTGCAATagacacaaaagacacaatACGACGCAAAACGACCACAAAAAGTAGGTATAAAACAGCCAGTTAGAGATGTaaaacgatgcaataccacGTCAAACAGatacaaaatgatcacatcgacataACAGTccgccataaactgacttaataTGACCAAAGAGGAGCAAAGAATTacaaaaaagcagtaaaatgactgCCAAACTGAATACTAAAATTACCACCTTCCACAattcatgtcagggacgctttagtcacagaaacactatcacactttaacccacgcaaataaaaaccccaaaacatcaTTGAatgataaggctaatgctaacgctcgaaGCTAACGCTTGCTACtattgctaatgctaacacccagaTATAAAATAACCAAGTAAAGACCGCAAAATGATATAAAGTAACCACACATAGCCACAAACTGGTGACAATGACATGAtaaaccaccataaactgagctaaaatgatcagcctgggaaaaaaaatgacaaagagacgGAAACTGTAGGTACAGTgataacaaatacaaacagggaTTCACAGTTTACCGTTCACGTtaggtgcccacaactcatgtgAGGGACGCctgagtcacagaaacacaaactcactCATACCTACTCGATATAAATGACTGAACATGGAATTAAAAGATATgattacaaggtaatgctaacgctaacgctctccgatatcgctaatgctaacgctagccgttaaatgtttgccttaccttcgcgacacaggtgtgttcagagtcCAGCTTCACtcctgttcgacaaaaaagcagctccagagtttgttttagcatccatgCCTCTTCACTAACTACGTTTTCTCACAGCACTAGCAAACAGAAGCAATGCCTCAGgcttggtttaaatctgtttgccgacttcgtttctccgcctcccTGGGCTCCACCCCGTAGATCATGGCCAATGACAAGCACGTAGTGgtcaatgacgacatacgtcagctaacataGCAGAATTCTGATTCGCCTAGCagccgcctctgattggtcttaaaatatcTACACTGCACAAGGAAGAGAACcctcagtttttgtttttgtttttttaactttattcaAACTTCAGTCTTTTAACAGATACAAGTGGCAAAATGCAAATCCATGTAACTTAAACTGCAGCCCAGATACTCTCTAAGTCTCTAAGCACTGAATCCTCACTGACTTTGATATCAATTGCAATTTTGCCTGATTAGGCAGTATGCTACTCAACAGGACCACCCTCTATTTAATTGAGGTGGTAAAATTTGTTCTCAGTGACTTGTAAgtgaattttactttttttaattctaGTATTAATGTTTATGGGTTTGCCTAATTATGCAAATAAAACAGGGTAACAAACTGGGCTCCTATTGGATGTCTGAGAACTCTGTAATTTTTTGTCAATCAAATCTCACTATAATCACTTGAGTCATCACCATTAGTTCCAGGAAGGAGGAACATGTGAGAGCTCTAAACTCTGCCAGAGGAATGCAATGACAGTTTGTAAAATAATCTTACCTGTGACAAGGGCAAGATTTTACAGGAAAACAGCATTATCTATGGTGCAACAGAGCAAGTTTAATAATGCAGACTAAATTAAGCACCAGtaacaattcatttttaaaagacaacagaaacagttcaCTACTAATTCAAAGATAAAAAGAATACAGTTCTATTAACAGAAAGTAGAAATATGTTGTTATTCAAGGTctaattcagtcattttctctgGAGCACCCTAAATAGACCAAAACCTGCTGCATTATTATCAAGAGCTGCTCCTACAGTTGGACTTGAGAATAAAAAGTTTCTTCCATCGCTGCAGGTGCTGATTTTCCTGTGAATGGAGAGATGATTAGTTAGAGTAAActtagagtaaaaaaaaaagaaggaaagaaagggagagagttGTAAgtgaattttactttttttaattctaGTATTAATGTTTATGGGTTTGCCTAATTATGCAAATAAAACAGGGTAACAAACTGGGCTCCTATTGGATGTCTGAGAACTCTGTAATTTTTTGTCAATCAAATCTCACTATAATCACTTGAGTCATCACCATTAGTTCCAGGAAGGAGGAACATGTGAGAGCTCTAAACTCTGCCAGAGGAATGCAATGACAGTTTGTAAAATAATCTTACCTGTGACAAGGGCAAGATTTTACAGGAAAACAGCATTATCTATGGTGCAACAGAGCAAGTTTAATAATGCAGACTAAATTAAGCACCAGtaacaattcatttttaaaagacaacagaaacagttcaCTACTAATTCAAAGATAAAAAGAATACAGTTCTATTAACAGAAAGTAGAAATATGTTGTTATTCAAGGTctaattcagtcattttctctgGAGCACCCTAAATAGACCAAAACCTGCTGCATTATTATCAAGAGCTGCTCCTACAGTTGGACTTGAGAATAAAAAGTTTCTTCCATCGCTGCAGGTGCTGATTTTCCTGTGAATGGAGAGATGATTAGTTAGAGTAAActtagagtaaaaaaaaaagaaggaaagaaagggagagaggtgaCTGTACCTGCAGCTGATCTAAACTTTATATTATAGTAAATGCTGCAGTCCTCTGGTCCATGACTCTTCCCTGGATTAACTGTATACAAAAAATAGGTGTACGTTTTCTTTAATTAGGCACTAAAACATCTGTGATGTGTATCTTGAGTACTCACCCttctctctgatgttttcaAGGCTAATCACAGAGTATGTGACACCCTGGGATTCATCTACACCCACAATAAagatcagtcagtcatttaTAATCAATCataaatcatcatatttttaGGATTTCTGACTGCTCTGTGTTCATCTAACTGTACCGTACCAGTGCCAGTGTTTGAATGGCCTTTGAATGATTCAGAGAGACGAACATCATCTGTAGAACAGTGAAAATGAGTCAAGGTGAGACTGAACAATTGCATGATACTAAGTAAAAATTATTATTCTAAAAAAATATGTCTTTGGGCTTATTCTAGTATAGTTGTGGTCTCACCATAGAGATGAGTGGGGTTAGGTTCAGTTTCATTCTTGTTAACCATGTGATCTGGAGCAGAGCCCCGACTGGTTCTATGATGGTGGAAAATATGGTTAAACATAATTAAGATGTAAAGTTAATACAGCAAATCTAAAAAGGAAATGTTCTGCTTTTAAATTCAAGATACAAGATGTTGTACCAACCTGACAAAGCATGGATCTGTGAAAAACATATTTggtgtcatttcttttttgtatgGAAGATCGTTGGAGTCACTAATATTTCATGTCATGACATgagaataatttaaatgtaatcaaaCTCACCCTTGGACTTCCTCCAGCAAAACAACATTAGCAGGAAGATAATCACTGAAATTCCACAGACCAGCCCAACAGTCAGCACAGGAAATGAAGAGCTTTCAGGCACATCTATAATTtatcaaaatgaaataacaagTAATAAGCACTATGTATGCTCACAGTTAATCATGCATTTTATCTCACAGCAAGCAGTTTCAGCCAGtgcaaaaataaagtgatgGTTTGCATGGGCAAACAGAACTGGAAAAACAATTACAACTTCAGCATCACATTTAAACCTGCTAGAGttgttaaactgttaaatatttGACAATACACTCAACTTGTTGCTGAGTTGAATCCAATAGCAAGTTCGAGTTCTGCCTTTTTCATTGTAATGATAGGGTGATTAGATATTTTTATAGTATAATTCATAGCTCAATTTTTATTATGAAGACAGCTCAAAATGTGTCCATTTTCACTCTACttattgtatgtatgtttatttgACATAGGTTATGGTTTTGGGATGTTTAAATCACACAGTACAGGAAGCATgtaaggaaaagaaaaatgtaattaatacCTACATTGTACAGTGATGTTGACTGCATTGCTGAATTGGCCTGATCCAGACTCACACCAGTACACTGCTGCTTTCTTTCGGAACTTTGTGAGTTTGCATGTGGATCCAGTCATTATCCCCCAGTTAGAACAGTTGGACGGATAGCCTCCTTCAGTAAACCTCATCACTCTCCACTCAGTAGAGTTTCCCTCACAGCTCAGTGAGATAGACTCATTGGTAAAGTATGGCTCTCTGGCTGGATTCACTTTGATTGATGGTAATGCTGAAACATCTGCcgaaaaaaataaataaaataaactaatgctcctgtcataattactacagccacAAGAGGTCACCTAAATGTTAACTATGGGTTAGGAGATCCTCACAGAAGAGCAGCTCTAGTTTGTCCTGCACCTTGTCTGTTTACCCgtctatttttgtcactgaaaCCTGATTTACCTCCTATCAGCTTTCTGTCAGTCTATACAGCCTGTTATACCTCCTGTGTCTGCAGACGTTCAAATTCCTGCTGCTTTATATCACAATTTAGGCAAGACCAAACAAGATATGAGTGAATGCTAACAGGAATAACCAGTGCTCATTAGATTTATTTAACTATTCATGAATTTGAAATATAAGTAAATTAATTCTATtaaaaaacatgggaaaaatTTAGTCTAATGATGAAGccagagatgaaaaaagagagaatggcACAAAATTACTTACCTCTAGACCAGACAAACTTAGGTCTGCTATATGGAGTGTAATTCAGCGGATCTCTTCCAGCTCTACACGAATATCCTGCTGTATGTGTCTGACCAGGGACAACAAAGGAATTCCCCTCAGTCCCATTGCTGTCACCAGGTAGCAGTTCACGGTCATAGAAGCCATTTGATAGTTTGGGAACAACTTTAGACCAGAAGAACTTCCACCCTTTAGACGCAGGTTTGACCTCACAGGTCAAAGTTACTGAGGCTCCAGGACTCAGCCATGATGCAGACACAGTGACATTAGGTCCATCTGCATCTGTTGGAGAGAAATtttcagaatgaaaatatattttaacattaatcTAGTCTTGTTGGTGCACTGTGTCCTGTCCAGTGTTAGAATACTGCACATGTATTAAATTTTTTCTCTAAACATATATTACATACTTgagatacattttttaaatatacaattCAGTCAATTCATTAAATACTTCTCATTAGCAAACTGTGTGGTGGAAATTGGTCAGATATGGGTTAGGCTTAACCCTAACCCATGTCTTTAGCTGGGTTTTAACCCAGATATGGGTTAGgcttaaccctaacccataTCTGGGTTAAAACCCAGCTAAAGACACACACCATTCATACAGCTCAAAATACATATTAATGAAGCAATATGGTTTCTTAATTCTGCTTTTTACTGAAGAAAAGCCTTATCAGTGTTGAAATACCATCTCCAGTCCACCACTGCATATAACACACAAATTCTTAGTAACCATATTGTCACTGTGAcgtaattagggcccgagcaacgagttgcgtgggcccaacggggccatgcaacgagttgcaaggaccctcttgttttcgttcggtttattattattagggcccgagcaacgagttgcgtgggcccaacggggccatgcaacgagttgcaaggaccctcttgttttcgttcggtttattattattattattattattattttttttcttctttttccgcctctttgatcgcctttttgagggccttaaaatgcgtcaaaactcctgaaaatttgcagacgcgtcaggcacggcgaaaaatttaagaatttaggggtcttgagcatgggtgtggcaaaatggcctcggtagcgccacctacatttttaacggaacagcccctcaagcccgttgcgcctaaaaatctgaaaatctgcacacatatgtaacatcccatgacgcaccaaaaagtctcttggagccatattctaaacccaacagaaagtatttttattttgaccggaaggtgaaaaaattgtgtgtttttggccatttccaggggtcgcttgaacgcgaactagtcctagacgcattatccgattgacttcaaaatttgataatttgttcttaagacatagacgaagttaaattgcaaaagtttcggacttttcattgaagggcgtggaagttatggcccctcaaagttcgatcactcgccacaaaacaggaagttgctttaaatttgctatatttcggccatactttgtccaaactgcatcaaactttacaggattgttaatggtacctatctgcacacatccatatgtcaatattcatacaattgttgtagcaccacctatttatagcaggaaatgacatattttatagtgtgatgtccagtttctagacgggtgaccagattcacttcaaatgttgtcaggacagacttaaggatttttggaagactggctccgaaaattgtgagtttgggtcgaagcgtgtgcctgttctggcccgtcaaagttcggaaacccaacttcctgtttgaaacctcagattttggggtaacttcctgttgcgactctctactttatcctacagatggagccattgtattactctttgatgggtttttggaagggggtctctgtgtgtgtgtgtctgtgtgtgtctgaggggggaggggaagaggagttgattgtgtctgtgagaagctgccacagggaggttacagtcaatagagccatgatctgtcacagatgatgagctctgaataatattatcacagaaaataattagcataaaagcttttatttaaaatttttacatctgggaagtgtgaactgttatgccagcgtgtgccctgcgacctgcgttgaccccgcggttgccggggtcccgcggtcgccgctcccccgacgggcgccgggtgcgagggcccgttcaacgctgctcgcagctttaattattattattattattttttttcttctttttccgcctctttgatcgcctttttgagggccttaaaatgcgtcaaaactcctgaaaatttgcagacgcatcaggcacggcgaaaaatttaagaatttaggggtcttgagcatgggtgtggcaaaatggcctcggtagcgccacctacatttttaacggaacagcccctcaagcccgttgcgcctaaaaatctgaaaatctgcacacatatgtaacatcccatgac
Protein-coding regions in this window:
- the LOC108883579 gene encoding uncharacterized protein LOC108883579 isoform X3, encoding MGHTLFCVLGLFNADGPNVTVSASWLSPGASVTLTCEVKPASKGWKFFWSKVVPKLSNGFYDRELLPGDSNGTEGNSFVVPGQTHTAGYSCRAGRDPLNYTPYSRPKFVWSRDVSALPSIKVNPAREPYFTNESISLSCEGNSTEWRVMRFTEGGYPSNCSNWGIMTGSTCKLTKFRKKAAVYWCESGSGQFSNAVNITVQYVPESSSFPVLTVGLVCGISVIIFLLMLFCWRKSKDPCFVRTSRGSAPDHMVNKNETEPNPTHLYDDVRLSESFKGHSNTGTDESQGVTYSVISLENIREKVNPGKSHGPEDCSIYYNIKFRSAAGKSAPAAMEETFYSQVQL
- the LOC108883579 gene encoding uncharacterized protein LOC108883579 isoform X2 translates to MGHTLFCVLGLFMLDTLLCYGFCKDADGPNVTVSASWLSPGASVTLTCEVKPASKGWKFFWSKVVPKLSNGFYDRELLPGDSNGTEGNSFVVPGQTHTAGYSCRAGRDPLNYTPYSRPKFVWSRDVSALPSIKVNPAREPYFTNESISLSCEGNSTEWRVMRFTEGGYPSNCSNWGIMTGSTCKLTKFRKKAAVYWCESGSGQFSNAVNITVQYVPESSSFPVLTVGLVCGISVIIFLLMLFCWRKSKDPCFVRTSRGSAPDHMVNKNETEPNPTHLYDDVRLSESFKGHSNTGTDESQGVTYSVISLENIREKVNPGKSHGPEDCSIYYNIKFRSAAGKSAPAAMEETFYSQVQL